In Uranotaenia lowii strain MFRU-FL chromosome 2, ASM2978415v1, whole genome shotgun sequence, one genomic interval encodes:
- the LOC129742387 gene encoding uncharacterized protein LOC129742387: MAAWLVEEMRKYPVKHGKSVLISVDLVEHLKDFKVRRGEILVSFDVSALFPSVPISDALRSLRRHLERRRAPPNQIAAYVTIAEVCMNQNYFLFRGKFYKQTFGLSMGSKLSPLLAELFMSDFETDLEKREKLFPRVWWRYVDDIFATVKERYLPQTLELLNNQHSSIKFTVEKEVDGKLPFLDLLISRKEDNTVKFGIYRKPTSTDRYITVDSNHFGAQKQAAFHSMAHRLFNIPMESHEFEQEKQKILLAGELNGYDKEFVSKILRKHERKKLRSNATTFKPERDESQRVSLPYHPPLTNSIRKILSKHGLKVAYKSSNTLKDRLVSLKDKVPPEERSGIYEIPCENCPAVYIGQTRRKFRTRIKEHKNAVDNSRSNESSVAAHASEFDHRINWDKVKFKKCRCTVPDECDDPDEWEDDG, from the coding sequence ATGGCAGCGTGGTTGGTAGAAGAAATGCGGAAGTATCCAGTTAAGCACGGCAAGAGTGTTCTTATCTCTGTTGACTTAGTGGAACACTTGAAGGATTTCAAAGTGCGTCGAGGAGAGATTTTAGTCTCGTTTGATGTCTCCGCACTTTTTCCTAGCGTCCCTATTTCGGATGCCTTACGCAGCCTTCGCAGACACTTGGAGCGACGCCGAGCACCTCCAAACCAAATAGCAGCGTACGTCACCATAGCCGAGGTTTGTATGAACCAGAATTACTTCTTGTTTCGGGGTAAGTTCTACAAACAAACCTTCGGCCTCAGCATGGGAAGTAAATTATCTCCCCTACTGGCTGAACTTTTCATGAGTGACTTCGAAACAGATCTCGAAAAACGGGAGAAACTTTTCCCTCGAGTTTGGTGGCGTTATGTTGATGATATCTTCGCCACTGTCAAGGAACGGTATCTCCCGCAGACGCTTGAGCTTTTGAACAACCAGCATAGCTCGATCAAATTCACCGTCGAAAAAGAAGTTGATGGGAAACTTCCTTTCCTTGATCTGTTAATTTCTAGAAAAGAAGATAATACAGTAAAATTCGGAATTTATCGTAAACCCACGTCAACAGATCGCTACATTACGGTTGATTCAAACCACTTTGGTGCGCAAAAGCAAGCCGCCTTTCATTCGATGGCCCACCGTCTGTTCAACATACCAATGGAGAGCCACGAGTTTGAacaagaaaagcaaaaaattttgCTGGCAGGTGAATTGAACGGGTACGATAAAGAGTTTGTCAGCAAAATCCTCCGAAAACATGAAAGGAAAAAGCTCCGTAGCAACGCAACCACATTCAAGCCAGAAAGGGATGAATCCCAAAGAGTCAGCCTGCCGTACCACCCTCCACTGACAAATAGTATCCGTAAGATTCTCTCCAAACATGGTCTGAAGGTGGCTTACAAAAGTTCTAACACTTTGAAAGATCGACTGGTTTCTCTAAAAGACAAAGTGCCACCGGAAGAGAGATCTGGAATTTATGAGATTCCATGTGAAAACTGCCCGGCCGTCTATATTGGTCAAACCAGACGGAAATTTAGAACCAGAATTAAAGAGCACAAAAACGCAGTAGATAACAGCAGGAGCAACGAATCCAGTGTAGCTGCCCACGCGTCAGAATTTGATCACCGTATAAATTGGGATAAGgtcaagttcaaaaaatgt